The following proteins are encoded in a genomic region of Anguilla anguilla isolate fAngAng1 chromosome 15, fAngAng1.pri, whole genome shotgun sequence:
- the ercc1 gene encoding DNA excision repair protein ERCC-1, producing the protein MEKKKKFNINLDNSVFTKERTPVKPLFKPSSENSVGNPSACVSNEPTAPFAGQPLSYAEFIVQSKRQVPPQATGLPERGGAPGAGVGGQVAREEHGEPDSRGGSSGDPLGSTEPAKPQGKAAEAEPQAPLEEPLQGQEEQGGGHRSETAPSSVPKMLGTGNSIIVSPRQRGNPILKFVRSVPWEFGEVVPDYILGQTTCALFLSLRYHNLNPNYIHDRLKQVGQTFMLRILLLQVDVKDPHHALKELARICIMADCTLILAWSPEEAGRYLETYKSYEKKPADLLKEQVEKDFLSKVTDCLTTIKSVNKTDAMTLLSTFSTIEGIMNASKEELELCPGLGPLKARRLHNVLHQPFHKSKKKADA; encoded by the exons atggagaagaaaaagaagtttAATATCAATTTGGACAATTCAGTTTTCACAAAAGAAAGAACTCCG GTGAAGCCCTTGTTTAAACCCTCTTCTGAAAACAGCGTAGGAAACCCATCGGCGTGCGTGTCCAATGAGCCCACAGCGCCGTTCGCTGGCCAACCGCTGTCCTATGCAGAGTTTATTGTCCAGAGCAAGCGGCAGGTGCCGCCGCAAGCCACCGGTCTCCCTGAGAGAGGAGGCGCACCGGGGGCAGGAGTGGGGGGACAGGTTGCCAGAGAGGAACACGGGGAGCCAGACTCCAGAGGGGGGAGCTCAGGAGACCCCTTGGGGTCCACAGAGCCAGCAAAGCCCCAAGGGAAGGCTGCCGAGGCAGAGCCCCAGGCCCCTCTGGAGGAGCCCTTACAGGGACAGGAGGAGCAAGGAGGAGGTCATAGGTCAGAGACTGCCCCCAGCAGCGTCCCCAAGATGCTTGGCACAGGAAACAGCATTATCGTTAGCCCCAGACAG AGAGGAAACCCCATCCTGAAGTTTGTGAGGAGCGTGCCGTGGGAGTTTGGAGAGGTGGTGCCAGATTACATCCTGGGACAGACGACCTGCGCGCTGTTCCTCAG TCTGAGGTACCACAACCTGAACCCCAATTACATCCATGACCGGCTCAAACAGGTGGGCCAGACCTTCATGCTGAGGATCCTTCTGCTACAGGTGGATGTG AAAGACCCCCACCACGCCCTGAAAGAGCTGGCCCGCATCTGCATCATGGCCGACTGCACCCTCATCCTGGCCTGGAG CCCCGAGGAGGCGGGGCGTTACCTGGAGACCTACAAGTCCTACGAGAAGAAGCCCGCTGACCTGCTGAAGGAACAGGTGGAGAAGGACTTCCTGTCCAAG GTGACCGACTGTCTGACCACAATCAAGTCCGTCAACAAGACAGATGCCATGACCCTTCTGTCCACGTTTTCT ACCATAGAAGGGATCATGAACGCCTCTAAAGAGGAGCTTGAGCTGTGTCCCGGCCTGGGACCACTGAAG GCTCGAAGGTTGCACAACGTGCTCCACCAGCCCTTCCATAAATCCAAGAAGAAGGCCGACGCGTAG
- the LOC118214595 gene encoding rab-like protein 3: protein MASLDRVKVLVLGDSGVGKSSLVHLLCQNQVLGNPSWTVGCSVDVRVHDYKEGTPDEKTFYIELWDVGGSVGSASSLKSTRSVFYNSVNGIVLVHDLTNKKSSQNLYRWSLEALNKDSSPTGVLVTNGDYDREQFAENSLPLLVIGTKFDQIPENKRNDVLKRTAFLSEDFNAEEINLDCTNPRYFAAGSSNAVKLSRFFDKVIEKRYFTKDPNQMTGFSDRKRFNFKSLHYD from the exons ATGGCTTCTCTTGATAGAGTTAAAGTACTGGTTTTGGGTGATTCAG GTGTTGGGAAGTCGTCTCTTGTGCATTTGTTGTGTCAAAATCAAGTTCTGGGCAACCCATCCTGGACAGTGGGTTGCTCAGTTGATGTGCGG GTCCATGATTACAAAGAGGGAACTCCAGATGAGAAGACATTCTACATTGAATTATGGGATGTTGGAGGATCCGTGGGCAGCGCCAGCAGTTTGAAAAGCACCCGATCAGTTTTCTACAACTCTGTCAATG gcATTGTATTAGTCCATGACCTAACAAACAAGAAATCCTCTCAGAATCTGTACCGCTGGTCATTAGAGGCCTTAAATAAAGATTCGTCACCCACAGGAGTTCTTGTCACAAATGG TGACTACGACAGAGAGCAGTTCGCTGAAAACTCCCTCCCCTTGCTTGTGATCGGGACCAAGTTTGACCAGATCCCGGAGAACAAGCGCAATGACGTGCTGAAGAGAACTGCCTTCCTGTCCGAAGACTTCAATGCAGAGGAGATAAACCTG GACTGCACAAACCCACGGTACTTTGCTGCAGGCTCATCAAACGCTGTGAAGTTGAGCAGATTCTTTGACAAG GTCATAGAGAAGAGATACTTCACTAAAGATCCAAATCAG ATGACTGGCTTCTCAGACAGGAAGCGCTTCAACTTCAAGAGCCTGCACTACGACTGA